GCTGGATGAGACCAACGCGGTTGCCCGACCCAACCGCACCGAGGCGATCGCGTTCATAGACGGTGACATCCGCCCCGGCCTGCCGCAGGCGCCGCGCCACGGTCAATCCGGCAACCCCGCCACCGATCACCGCCACCGGTCCCGCAATACCCTGCGCCGGAGCCGGGGCAAACCATGGCTTACCCGTATAGGCGTGCACCTCTCCTTCAAAGGCACCGCGCAGGCATTCGCGCTTATAGCCAAAGCCCGGGGCCTTCTGCATGGCAAAACCCGCCTCGGTCAGGTCACGGCGCACCTGTCCCGCCGCCGTGAAGGTTGCAAGCCGCGCACCTGGTTTTGACAGGCGCGCCAACTGTTGAAATACCGCCGGTCGCCACATGTCCGGATTTTTTGACGGGGCGAAGCCATCCAGATACCAGGCGTCCACCTGTCCCTCCACCCGGGACAGCATCTCCTCCACCTGCCCGAATAACAGGGTCAGGGTTACCCGGCCGTCATCGAAACTCAACCGATGGAAACCGGGATGGATTTCCGGATAAAGATCAACCAAATTTTCTGTTAATTCGGAAAATTCTGCCCATACAGACAATGCCTTACCCAAGGCGTCTCCGGATAAGGGAAAACCTTCGACGGAGAGGAAGTTCAACCGGCTTGATGGTGCTGCTTTCTTTCGCCAGGCGGCCCAGGTTGCCAGGAAATTCAGACCCGTACCGAACCCGGTCTCACCAATGGTAAAACAATCGCGTCCGGCCCAGATGTCCGGCGCGCCAATACCGTCCAGAAAGACATGGCGGGTTTCCGCCAGGCCATCCTTCGGCGAAAAATAGATGTCACCGAACTGCCGGGATTCCGGCGTCTTGCCGTCCCGCCAGTCAAGGTCTGCGTTGTGAAGTCTGGCCATGCCTGCCTCTGCTGTGAACCAGTGGTTCTATACCCGCCCGTCAGCGCGAGGCAAGAGGGGCCTGCCCCCGTTTATGGTCTGTGTTGGAAAGCCCCAGCACCGAGAGCAGATTGTCGCGCAGACGCAGCAAGGGAACGGCACTGGCCGTGGCCGTGTCGCCATTTCCGCGTCGTGCGCTGTTCAACCCGATGATGGTCAGCTTGTTACCGTCGCGCAGCATGACCGGACCACCGGAATCTCCACCGACAATATAACATGTATGGGTGATCAGGGCGTTCGGTGGCTGCCCCATGCTGGCCTTGCAAGGATGATCGACAGAGATCACATGCGCCCGGTTCTGCGGATAGCCCGCCAGCATGACTTCCTGGCCGTCTTTCTGGGCCTGACGCAATTCCTGCGGATTGAGAATTCGCCACCCCAGAAAACCGGTCTTGCCGCCAATGGGTTCCTTCAACTCAAGCAGGGCCCAGTCCGACAGCAGGTTCTTGGTAGTCACTCCCTCCAGGCGGTCGAAGTCCTTGGAGCGATAGATGGCCTTGGCGACGGAATGCGCCAGAAACTCGCCCTTTTGATATCCGGCAACAAAATGCACCAGCCCCGGCGACACCCATTTGCGCGCACGGACATTGAACAGGCAATGCGCTGCCGTCAGCACCACCTTTTCCGATATCAGCGTGCCGGTGCAATGGGCCTTGTGCCCGACCGCCGCCCATTGGACCCGCCCCATCGCGCTCCAGGGATAGTGACTGGCATCGACAATATCCCGGCCATTATCGCCGAAATCCGCCGCGGCGGTATCCGCATTTGCGGGAAACAACGGGAAAAGGCAGCAGAAGAAAAGGCAGGCAATGAAACGCAATATTCTACCCCTTGCGTAAAGCAGCAATACAGTCCGTCTTTTACAGGAAAACCCGTGGCAGATCATCCGAAGACCGCACGAACCTCCACCGTCGAGAGGTCAAAACCGGAATCCAGGGCGCGGATTTCGACACTCAGTCCGTTGGTCGCCAGCCCATCCGCCGCCGGGAAGGGAAATTTTGCGGTAATAGTGTTGTTCCCGGACACATAAAGGTCGACCACGGCTTTATTGATTGTGCCATCCGGCAGGTCCTCACTCACCAGAACCCGTAACGCCCCGCCGTTAATGGCGTCCAGTGCATTGGTATAGCCGAGGGAACTCACCCCGGAGAAGACGAGGTCCAACTCCTTGGTCGCCGTTCCGGATTCAGTATAGAAAGTATAGTCAATCACCGCATCCGTCGCGCTGCCGGAACCGTCCACGCGGCGTCCTTCCGCCTCGCCGGTCCCAAGGCCGACAACCTGATAGTTTCCACGCCCGTCATAGGTGCCGTCACCGCCCGGATCGCTCAATTCGATGAAGGCCAGAAAATCACCGCCCGGGTTCGTAGGCGAAACATAGGTGTAATTCGCAAGGTCCGCCGCGGCGATCACCGTGTTATCCGCAACCGGATTGCCGAACTGATCCTGTATTTCACCAATACCAGCGCCCCCCGTGTCGCTTTGAAGCGAAATCGCATAATGGGTCGGCGCCCCGGTGGATGCGCCACGCAGCAGATCATTCAACGAGACGCTGTTGCCCGCAGCTACAGAAACACGACTGTAAAAATCCGCATTCAGACTGCTGTTATTTGCAACGCCGCCGTAGGTCGAACCGAAGGCCTCATATTCGCTCGGGCGGCTGGTGTAGTCCGTCAGTTTGACAGTTGGCGCTGTGGTCGCTGCCGCCATGGCGCTGGCCGCCTCGTCGGAAACATCCATGATGACATCAGGGCCGAAAACCGCCTCGTTCAATATCCGCGCAGCCGGATTGCTCAAGAACGGCAGGCGATCGATCAGCGCAAATTCCTGCAACTGGAAAATTGCGCTGTTGGCGTTGAGGTCCACCCCGTCCAGAACATCCAGCGGCCCTGTGATTTTGGATGAAAGCAGGATGGTATTGGAAAGGCTCAACCGGTTGGGATGATAAAACAGCGACGGCGTATCGGCGCTGAAACCGTATCGATCCAGCTTGTTTTTGAGAAGGTCGGTTTGCGGCAGGGGGTCGATGACGGCGCGCAGGCTGCGCGACAAGGCATCCAGGCCGCTCTCGCGGTACTGACCGGCCCCAAGCGAGGTGAAAATACTGCCCCCGCTGAAGATGGTTGGACTGATCGTCTCAACGGCCATATGCGTAACGCCTTTCCCGTTGCATTCTGCCGATTTCCCGTTGGCAATCCCGTTCTGGGCGCGGGTTCAGGATCGGCGCGAAAAGCGGCGTCAAGTATAGTCCAGATTTCGTTAGAATGCGAATCGCCCGGCCACAAGGGACCGGGCGAAACAGGTCATTAGACCAGAAGGGAAGACAGGGCCGCCTAGGCGCGCAGGCTGCCCACTTTTTCAACGCTGACAGGCATCTGATGATCATAATTGTCGGTCACCAGCGATACGATCCGGCGCACCTCATCCTTGCCAAGGCTGTCCATCAGCTCGCAAGGCGCCTTGCCAAAGCGCAGGGCCAGACCCGCGCCCATGTCAATGTCGGCAGCCGTGGCAACGTCTTCATCGACTTCCTGCAAAACCGGGAAGAAGGTCGCCGCCCGCAGACGGTCTGCGATGACCTCGTCGTTTTCCGGCTTGCCGGTTGCGTCTTCCTCGATCTCGAAGGCGTAGTCGCTGTCGCCGCGCTCTGCCAGCGTCTTGGCAATGCTGTAGAAAGCCCCATGCGGGCCGAGGTTGCGCTGTGCATGGAACATGATCTTCGGTTTGACCAGGTTCATCACGACGAAGGGACCGGCGGCAACGCCCAGGCAGTCCTGCGCGACGCGGTCGATCTGGGCAGCCGTGCCCAGGCCTTCGTCCAGAAGGCGCACCGCTTCGTTGCCATAGGGCACGAAGAAACGGTTGATGGCAAAACCGAAGCTGTCTTTGCAGGCAATCGGCTTTTTCGCCGTGTTGCGGCAGAAGTCCATGCAACGGTCGAAGATCGCCGGGTCGGTCTTTTCACCGCGAACCACTTCCACGATCGGATTGATGGCTGCCGGATTGAAATAATGCAGACCGAGGAAGCGGCTGGGGTTATCCACCGTTTCCGCCAGATCGGACACGCGCAGCGCCGATGTATTGGTGGCAAGCACCACATTGTCGCCCACAACATCATTCAACCGCTTGAACAGGTCCGCCTTGACGGAGAATTCCTCAAAAATCGCCTCGATAATCAGATCGCAATCGGCGAGCGCCGCCAGATCGGTCGCCCCGGTCAGGCGCGCAGAGGCGGCATCCACATCCGCCTCGGACATTTTACCCTTTTCCGCCGCGCGGTTGTAGAATTTGGTGGCGGCGGCAAGGCCGCGCTCCACAGCCTCGGCAGTGGTGTCCATAATAACGACCTCAACCCCCTGCTGGGCGAGGCTGGTGGCGATGCCGGACCCCATGGTCCCGGCGCCGATAATGCCGACCTGTTTGAATGTCATTTTCTCATGTCTCCCGTGGTACCGGTAACACCGGCTTTTTGTGAAACTGTATCGCTGTATAACAGCCTGACCGGACTCTAATGCTGCAATGCGGCATTGTCGAGAGGCGGTTCGGCAATTAGCGCTCCGGACTGATATCTGCCATAGCCCGTTGAAGTTTTCCCGAAATCAGCATTATATCGAAGTGACGTCATAGAAACCCTTCCCGTTATTTGTACGAGCGCAATGCCAGACAACCTGCAATCAAAACTGGTCAAACTTACGAAGGCCGCACAAAGCCGGCAAGCGGCCGGTCGTCTGGACGATGCGATCATGATCTGGCGCACAATCCTGCTGGCGCAGCCGGATCATGTGCCCACCCTTTATGCCCTTGGCAAGACCCTGTTCGAACAGGGCCGCATCGCCGAAGCGGAGGCCACCTTCCGTGTCGCCGTCGAACGCGCGCCCCAGCAACCGGCGCTGTGGCGCATTCTGGCCAAGGTGCTGATGCATTGGGAAAACTGGGAAGAGGCTGAAAACTGCCTGCATAATGCGCTTGCCCGCGCGCCGGAGGATGTGGACACCCTGCTGTCTCTTGGCCAGCTCAAGCTGAAGAGCGGCGCGGTGATGGAGGCGATGGCAGGGTTCCAGACCGTGCTTGACCAGGATTCGGCCAACAAGGAAGCCCTGCTTGGCATGGGCGAAGGGCGTTGGAAACAGGGCCAGTGGCAGGAGGCCGTGCGCTGTTTCCAGCAGGCCGCCATGCTGCACCGGTCGGACCCGGCGGTGCAATTCCGCCTCGCCCGCGCGCAGTTGAGCCTGGGCCAATGGCAGGATAGCTGGGACTATTTCGAGGCCAGGACCAAACTGGACAAACCCGACTGGGGACGCATTCCGACCTGGCAGGGCGAGGCCATCGACGACAAGACCCTCCTGGTCAACCACGAAGGCGGCCTGTCGGACGCCCTGCAATTCGGCCGGCTGGCGGAGAGGGTCCCCGCACAGCAGGTTATCTACCGCTGCCCGGCATCCATCAGCCGCCTGCTGAAAGGATCGCACTGGTCGGTGGAAGTCGCATCGGACCGGGACCCAAAACCCCGTGCCGATGTGCAGACCAGCCTGTTGAGCCTGCCTGCCCTTCTAAAACTGTCCCCGCCGGACTTGCCGGGGCGCTTCCCCTATTTGCGGGCGGACCCGACGGAACTGTCGCACTGGCGGTCACGACTGGGCGATGGCGTGCGGATCGGTATTTCCTGGCAGGGCGGCAGCCGCCTTTTCGGGGAAGGAACACGCCACATCCCGCTTACCGCCTTTGAACCACTGTGCGGTCTTCCCCGGATAAGGCTGTTTTCCCTGCAGAAGGGCGAAGGCCGGGAACAGTTGCAGCAACTTGGCCTGCCGATTGAAGATCTCGACCCCGAACTGGATGAGGGACGGGACGCCTTCCTGGATACCGCGGCCGCCATCAATTGCCTGACCATGGTGATTTCCGTCGACAATGCGATTGCGCATTTGGCCGCCGCCCTCGGCAAACCCGTGTGGTGCTGCCTGCCCCATGGCCTGCCCGAATGGCGCTGGCAGGCAAGCGGACGCGACACGCCCTGGTATCCCACAATGGACCTGTTCCATTGCCCGAATCCCGGTGACTGGCACGGCCTGATGCAGGAACTGGCAAGACGCCTGCAGACAATGATGGGCGGCTTCGACCCGGATAATCAGCGCTGATTCAATCCCTTCGGTCATTCTTCCCTTGGCCCGCACACAGAGCAGGGTCATAATACCGCCGGAGAAGTTAGGGATATACTGGTCGGCAGGTCGTGATCCAACTTTGCCACAAAATTGTCACCATTTTCTGTTGCAACGGCAAAATGCGTTAGGATTAAACGCCGACCTCTTGCGGAGTAGACACCGATGCGATTGACCAAGTTCCACGCCACCGTGATAGCGGGACTTCTCATGTCCGGCCCGGCGCTCGCCATGTCCTTTGGCAACAGCGAACCGACACCGGACCTGAAAACCGCCCAGTCCCAAGCGGATGACGGCAAATATGGCGAGGCGATCAAAACCTTGCAGGCCCTGCTTGAGAAAGACGGCAACAATGCCGATGCCTGGAACCTGCTGGGGTTCAGCTATCGCAAAAGTAACAACCTGGACCGTGCCTGGGACGCCTATGAACGGGCGTTGACCATTGAACCGAACCACCTTGGTGCAAACGAATATATCGGTGAACTTTACCTGCGCCAGGGCAACGTGGAACAGGCCAAGGCACAGTTGGAAAAGCTGAAAATCCTCTGCCCTGACGGCTGCACGGAACTGACCACGCTTCAGACATCCATCCAAAAAGCCGGCGGCTGAATCCTGCCATCGCCACGCAACGGGGCAGGCGCATTCGCCTCTGCCCCGGTGGTGTCGTTCTATCCGGTCCACCGGCCAGAAGGCCCTTTGGCATCGGCGTCACATTCCAAGAACTGAACTTACAAGATTCTGACTTTTAACAATAAACTCCGAACTGGCAGACAGCGTGAGTGAGAATGAACCAATGATCGAACTCGACCAACTGACCAAGAAATTCGGGACATTTACCGCAGTAGACCATCTGTCCTTCGAAGTACCGAAAGGACAGGTCTTAGGGTTCCTGGGCCCGAATGGTGCGGGAAAGTCCACCACCATGAAAATGATTACCGGCTATCTGGTGCCGACAGAGGGAAAGGCGCGGGTCTGTGGCTTTGACGTCACGAATGATCCGGTCGCCGTCAAATCCCGCCTGGGTTATCTGCCCGAAGGCGCGCCCTCCTGGCCGGATATGACACCGCAGAGCTTTCTGACCTTCGCGGCGAAAATCCGTGGCATACGCGGCAAGGACACGGCAATCGCCGTCGCCGCCGCCGTTGAGAAAGCCAATCTCTCCCATGTCCTGGATCAGCCGATCGCGACCCTTTCCAAAGGCTTCAAGCGCCGTGTCAGCCTGGGTTATGCCCTGTTGCACGACCCCGACGTCCTGATCCTGGACGAACCGACGGACGGATTGGACCCGAACCAGAAACATGACGTGCGGGACCTGATCCGCGAGATGGCCAGTGAAAAGGCCATCATCGTCTCGACCCATATCCTGGAAGAGGTGGAGGCGGTCTGCAGCCGCGCCATTATTATCGACCAGGGCCGGATTGTTGCCGACGGCACGCCGGAGGAACTGGAGGCGCAATCCACACGCCATAACGGCATCCGCCTGGGCCTGGACGCCTCCACCCGCGACAAGGCGCTGGGCATCCTGACATCCTTTGATCCGGTGGCCGGGGTGGATGACGCCCCCGGCGGCCTGTTCGTGCGCCCGGCCAATGGCGAGAATATCGCCGCCCAGGTCGCCGAACGCCTGAAGGCGGAAAATATCACGCCACAGGAATTCTATGTGGAAAGAGGCCGTCTGGACGACGTCTTCCGACAGCTCACCGAAGGGGAGATTTCCACGCCGACGACGGAGAGCGCCCATGCGTAACATCGCAACGATCTTTCGGCGGGAAATGGGCGCCTATTTCGCCACCCCGCTGGCCTATGTCTTCATCATCATCTTTTTGATCCTGGCCGGGACGCTGACCTTTTTCCTGGGCAGCTTTCTGGACCGGAACCAGGCGGACCTGACCGCCTTTTTCCAGTTCCACCCCTGGCTTTACGTCGTCCTGATTCCGGCAATTTCCATGCGCCTGTGGGCGGAGGAAATCCACAGCGGCACGATTGAGCTGTTGCTGACCCTGCCAATCACGCCCTTCCAGGCGGTGGCGGGCAAATTCCTGGCGGCCTGGCTGTTCACTGCCGTCGCCCTGATCCTGACCTTCCCGATCTGGCTGACGGTGAATTATCTGGGGCACCCCGATAACGGCGTCATCCTTGCCGGTTATGTCGGCAGCCTGCTGACGGCAGGTGGCTATCTGGCGATCGGGGCCTGCCTGTCGGCCCTGACCAAGAACCAGGTGATCGCCTTCGTTCTGTCCACCGCGGCCTGTTTCGCGGTCACTGCCGCCGGGTCGCCGATCGTGTTGAACCTGTTCAGCGGCTGGGCCGGGCAGAGTGTGCTGGATTTCATCGCATCGCTCAGCTTCCTGACCCATTTCCAGGGCCTGATCAAAGGTGTCATCGACCTGCGCGACGTTGTCTATTTCGCCAGCTTCATTCTGTTTTTCCTCTACGCCAATACCTTGGCGGTTGAACGCGCGCGGGGGGCATGATCATGCAGGATATTCTAACCGGAAAACGCATCGTATTCGCCATTGTGGCCTTCGTTCTGTTCATCGGCGTCAACCTCGCCATGGCGACA
The Aestuariispira ectoiniformans genome window above contains:
- a CDS encoding trypsin-like serine peptidase encodes the protein MRFIACLFFCCLFPLFPANADTAAADFGDNGRDIVDASHYPWSAMGRVQWAAVGHKAHCTGTLISEKVVLTAAHCLFNVRARKWVSPGLVHFVAGYQKGEFLAHSVAKAIYRSKDFDRLEGVTTKNLLSDWALLELKEPIGGKTGFLGWRILNPQELRQAQKDGQEVMLAGYPQNRAHVISVDHPCKASMGQPPNALITHTCYIVGGDSGGPVMLRDGNKLTIIGLNSARRGNGDTATASAVPLLRLRDNLLSVLGLSNTDHKRGQAPLASR
- a CDS encoding 3-hydroxyacyl-CoA dehydrogenase family protein yields the protein MTFKQVGIIGAGTMGSGIATSLAQQGVEVVIMDTTAEAVERGLAAATKFYNRAAEKGKMSEADVDAASARLTGATDLAALADCDLIIEAIFEEFSVKADLFKRLNDVVGDNVVLATNTSALRVSDLAETVDNPSRFLGLHYFNPAAINPIVEVVRGEKTDPAIFDRCMDFCRNTAKKPIACKDSFGFAINRFFVPYGNEAVRLLDEGLGTAAQIDRVAQDCLGVAAGPFVVMNLVKPKIMFHAQRNLGPHGAFYSIAKTLAERGDSDYAFEIEEDATGKPENDEVIADRLRAATFFPVLQEVDEDVATAADIDMGAGLALRFGKAPCELMDSLGKDEVRRIVSLVTDNYDHQMPVSVEKVGSLRA
- a CDS encoding tetratricopeptide repeat protein produces the protein MPDNLQSKLVKLTKAAQSRQAAGRLDDAIMIWRTILLAQPDHVPTLYALGKTLFEQGRIAEAEATFRVAVERAPQQPALWRILAKVLMHWENWEEAENCLHNALARAPEDVDTLLSLGQLKLKSGAVMEAMAGFQTVLDQDSANKEALLGMGEGRWKQGQWQEAVRCFQQAAMLHRSDPAVQFRLARAQLSLGQWQDSWDYFEARTKLDKPDWGRIPTWQGEAIDDKTLLVNHEGGLSDALQFGRLAERVPAQQVIYRCPASISRLLKGSHWSVEVASDRDPKPRADVQTSLLSLPALLKLSPPDLPGRFPYLRADPTELSHWRSRLGDGVRIGISWQGGSRLFGEGTRHIPLTAFEPLCGLPRIRLFSLQKGEGREQLQQLGLPIEDLDPELDEGRDAFLDTAAAINCLTMVISVDNAIAHLAAALGKPVWCCLPHGLPEWRWQASGRDTPWYPTMDLFHCPNPGDWHGLMQELARRLQTMMGGFDPDNQR
- a CDS encoding tetratricopeptide repeat protein, with the protein product MRLTKFHATVIAGLLMSGPALAMSFGNSEPTPDLKTAQSQADDGKYGEAIKTLQALLEKDGNNADAWNLLGFSYRKSNNLDRAWDAYERALTIEPNHLGANEYIGELYLRQGNVEQAKAQLEKLKILCPDGCTELTTLQTSIQKAGG
- a CDS encoding ABC transporter ATP-binding protein; translated protein: MIELDQLTKKFGTFTAVDHLSFEVPKGQVLGFLGPNGAGKSTTMKMITGYLVPTEGKARVCGFDVTNDPVAVKSRLGYLPEGAPSWPDMTPQSFLTFAAKIRGIRGKDTAIAVAAAVEKANLSHVLDQPIATLSKGFKRRVSLGYALLHDPDVLILDEPTDGLDPNQKHDVRDLIREMASEKAIIVSTHILEEVEAVCSRAIIIDQGRIVADGTPEELEAQSTRHNGIRLGLDASTRDKALGILTSFDPVAGVDDAPGGLFVRPANGENIAAQVAERLKAENITPQEFYVERGRLDDVFRQLTEGEISTPTTESAHA
- a CDS encoding ABC transporter permease subunit, with the protein product MRNIATIFRREMGAYFATPLAYVFIIIFLILAGTLTFFLGSFLDRNQADLTAFFQFHPWLYVVLIPAISMRLWAEEIHSGTIELLLTLPITPFQAVAGKFLAAWLFTAVALILTFPIWLTVNYLGHPDNGVILAGYVGSLLTAGGYLAIGACLSALTKNQVIAFVLSTAACFAVTAAGSPIVLNLFSGWAGQSVLDFIASLSFLTHFQGLIKGVIDLRDVVYFASFILFFLYANTLAVERARGA